From bacterium:
TGGCCGGGCTGGAGCGGGTGACCGTGATTCACGGCAAGGGCACCGGCGCCCTCCGCCACGCCGTCCGCGAGCATCTTTCCCACCACCCCGAGGTCGCCGCGTTCCGGCTGGGCGGGGACGGCGAGGGGGGGACCGGGGCGACGATCGTGGAGCTCGCACGCCGGTGAGCGCGGGGCTGCACGCGCACGGTCCGCACGGCCGCCCGGCCGGGGCGGCGGACCCTCGTCAGCCCTTCGTCGCGGCGCTCCTCGTGACCATCGGCCTGATGGCCGTCGAGGCGGTCGGCGGGTGGCTCACCGGCAGCCTGGCGCTGGTCGCCGATGCCGGGCACCTGTTGGTGGACGTAGGGACGCTGGGGCTCGGCTGTGCCGCGAGTTGGCTGGCCGCCCGGCCGGCGACCCCCCGGATGTCCTACGGCTACCGGCGGGCGGAGATCCTCGCCGCCGCCACGAACGGCCTGGCGCTCTGGGCCGTGGCGGCCGCGATCATCTACGAGGCCGTGGCTCGGTTTCGGACGCCGCACGCCGTCTCGGCCCCGGGGATGCTTGTGGTGGCGCTGCTCGGGCTGTGCGGCAACCTGGCGGCGAGCGCGGTGCTGGCCCAGGGACGGGAGGAGAACCTCAACCTCCGCGTGGCGTTCGCTCATGTCCTCGCCGATGCCGCCGCCGCGGTCGGGACGATCGCCGCGAGCCTCGTCATCCTCACCACGGGATGGACGCGGGCCGACGCCGTGGCGGGGGTTGCGATCGCGGCGCTGATCTTCGCTGGATCGTGGCCGTTGCTCCGGGAGGCGGTGCAGATCTTGATGGAGGGGACCCCCCACCGGCTCTCGCTGTTCGAGGTGGAGGAGGCGATGCGGGGGGTGCCGGGGGTGGTGAACATCCACGATCTGCACATCTGGTCGCTGACCTCCGGCGTGGAGGCGGTGAGCGGTCACGTCTTGATCGCCGACGGGCGGGAGAGCCAGCGGGTGCTCGCGGACCTCTGCCGGTTGCTGAACACCCGCTACGGCCTCGGGCACGTCACGCTGCAGGTGGAGGACGAGGAGTTCGCCGATTCGGGCCACCCCAACTGCACGCCGCGCGCGGGGACAACGTCCGGGTGAGGATGTTATAATCACACGCGTGAGCCCCCTCAGCCCCGCCGCCCAACTCGAGCAGCTCAGGCGGGGGACCGTCGAGATCATTACCGAGGACGCGCTGCTCCAAAAGCTGGCCCAGGGGCGACCGCTGCGGATCAAGCTCGGGTTGGACCCCACCGCTCCCGACATCCATATCGGCAACGCCATCGTGCTGCAGAAGCTGCGGCAATTTCAGGATTTGGGCCACGAGGCGATCCTGGTGATCGGCGATTTTACGGGGCTGATCGGTGATCCATCGGGGAAATCCGAGACCCGTCCGGCGCTCACCCCCGCCCAGATCGAGGACAACGCCCGGACCTACCGTGATCAGTACGGCCTGATTCTCGACCCGGCCCGGACACGCGTCGTCTTCAACAGCCACTGGTTGGGGGCGATGAAATTCTACGACGTGATCAAGCTGGCCAGCCGCACCACGGTGCACCGGATCTTGGAGCGCGACGACTTTGCGAAGCGGTACGCGGAGCACCTGCCGATTCATCTGCACGAGCTGCTCTACCCGCTGTGTCAGGCCTACGATTCGGTGGCGATCGAGGCCGACGTCGAGCTCGGCGGCACCGACCAGAAGTTCAACAACTTAATGGGGCGCGAGCTCCAGCGCGAGCTGGGGCAGGAGCCGCAGGTGGTCGTGCTCACCCCGCTGCTGCCCGGGCTCGACGGCGTGCAGAAGATGAGCAAGAGCCTGGGCAACGCGATCGGGATCACCGATCCGCCGAGCGAAATGTACGGTAAGGGGATGTCGCTCGCGGATGCCCTGATGATTCCGTATTTCGAGTACTGCACCCTGATGCCGCTCCCCCAGGTCCGCGAGCTGGAGGGCGACCTGGCGGCCGGGCGGGCCCACCCCCGCGATGTGAAGGCGCGGCTGGCCCGGGAGATCACCGCCCGCTACCACGGCGAGACGGCGGCGCGGGCGGCGGCGGTCGAGTTTGAACGCGTGTTTGCGTCCCACCAGCTGCCCGAGGAGATCCCCGACGTGGACCTCCCGTCCGACCGGCTCCGCGGCGGCGCCATCCGATTGGTCCGCCTCTTGGTGGAGACCGGGTTGGCCGATTCGAACGGCGAGGCCCGCCGTCTGATCAGCCAGGGGGGCGTCAGCCTGAACGGCGAGCGCATCAACCAGGATGTCGACGTCGCGGTCCGGGACGGAATGCTCATCCGCGTCGGCCGGCGCCGGTTCGCCCGCGTTCGCCTCGGCGAGTAACTCCGACACGTGGCCAGGCGCGAGCGGGGCGGCGGTCGGTCCGCCCCCGGCGAACCCGGTTCTCTGCCTCGACCGAACGGCCCCGCGCCGTGGGAGGGACGTCACCTCTCCCCCGGCCTCTATCGCTGGGGGCTCGTCCTGGCCGCCGCGTTGGGGGCCGCGCTCCGCGTCGCCGATCTCGGCCGTCCGTTCAACGGCTTCGGCGCCACCGGGTGGAACGAGGGGCACTACGCGCTGATCGCGCTGAACTTTGATCGGTACGGGCTCTGGTCCCAGCACGACGACCTCGGGGCGGATTACACGTTCTCCCCCGGGGTGCCCTGGTTGATCTGGCTGGCGTTCCGGGCGTTCGGCCCGCACGAGTGGGCGGCGCGGCTCCCGGGGGTCCTCTGCGGCGTCGCGGCGATTGTGCTCGTGGCCGCACTCGTCCGCCGGTTGCTCGGGAGCGAGCAGGTTGCCCTCGCCGCCGCGGGGTTCGTGGCGACCGCTCCGGGGATCGTCTACTACTCGCAAAACACCCAGCTGGACACTCCCAGCATCGCCTGCGCGCTGGCCGCCGCGGTGTCCGTGCTGCGGCACCGCGACTCCGGGGGTGGGAGGGAGCTGATCGCGGCCGGGGTGTGGGCCGCCCTCGCCGTGTGGTTCAAGTTCACCGCGGTACTCGTCTACCCGGCGCTCCTCGCCTGGTGGTGGGCCCTCCGTCCCCGTCGACCTCTCTCGGCCGCGTTCGCGGCCGCGGCGTGTGTCGCCCTAACCGTCCTGCCGAGCGCGGCGTGGGTGCTGTACGGCGAATGGACGGGGCGGACCGTGGGGAGCTTCTACCATCGCCCCTGGACGCTGCGGGGGGTCGAGCAGGCGCTGATCGAGATACCGCTGATCGTGATGTCGCACCTGTTCGTTCCGATCGGGGCGCTTCTCCTGGCCGGGATCCCGATCGCCTGGCGCTGGCGCCCGCGCTTTCGCTGGCTCGGCATCTGGTGCTGGCCGTGGGTATCGCTGTTCCTAGTGTTTCCGTATTCCAGCGTCGTCAACCGGTACTACGATCTCCCGGCGACGTACCTCCTCGTGACGCTGGCGGCGTTGGGGCTGTGGGCGGCGCTGGCCGCGCGGCGTTCGGCCGACGCGCTCGGCCGCGCGGTGCTGATCGGGCTCGGGATCGTCGTCGCACTGAACGCCGCGTACGTGCTGTGGGATCCGACGACCGATCGTTTGAGCCGGACGATGACCGCGCATCCCGCACCGCTCGATCCGGCGCCGTTCTACTCGGCAAAAGTTGTGGCGCGCCTCCCGCGGGGGCACACGGTGGTAGACGCGCCCCAGACGATGTTCTATGCGGGGGGGGATCCGGCGTGGGTGATCCTCATCGGCGGCGACGGCGACGTCCGGAGGGCGATCGACCGGGAAACCTTCGACTACATCCTGCTCAACGATTACTGGCACTCCCAGCCGCCGTACTACCCTGTCGACGACGCGCTGCGCTCCAGGCTGGCGCGTCATCGTTACGTCCAGATCGCCCCCGCCGCGTGGGCGCACACGTCCGCAGGGCAGAAGGGATGGATCCCACCCTCCCGCCCCTACATTGACGCGCGGAAGGGCTTCCGAGTAGTATGGGATCCGGCGGGCCCTTAGCTCAGGTGGTTAGAGCGCACCCCTGATAAGGGTGAGGTCCGTGGTTCGAGTCCACGAGGGCCCACCATAATTTATCAATGCAGGATCGATCTTGTGTTGGTCTGGAGAATCGATAGGGCTGTCCGATCAGTGCTGGACGCCGCATCTACCCTGGAAATCTAGCGTCAGCTATTGTGGAACGCACACGCGGTCGATGAAGGCGCGTAACACTAGATTGGTCTTCACCGGATCGCGGCCGAAATTGTGATGCCCCCCACCAATCACCGTGACCACGGGAGCGCCGGTCGCTTCAGCAATCGCGACACCATGGGTGTATGAGACGATCTTGTCCTGATCTCCGTGAATGACGAGTACGGAGCATCGGATCGACCGGTAAAGGGCCACGGCCTCCTCCGGGTGCTCGGTGAGGTGCGTCAAGACGCCGCGCCCTTCGATCGTCGCAATGAGCACCTCCGGCGTCGTCTCCAACCCCCAGGCCACCCCATCCTCGATGTGTTTACTGGAATGTGGCTCCGAGAAGACCTTGGAGAAGAAAAATTCCAGGAACCCCCGATAGTCTTTGCGCCAGTAGTGACGATTGTGCTTGGCCCAGCCGTCCTCGGTTTCAAGGCGATCCTCAAAACTGTACACCGCTCGCTCTGGCAGCGGCCGCCCCAGCGGCGACCTGGAACCGATCATGACCGCGGCCAGCACCCGGTCCGGATGGTGCGCGGCCAGCAGCGCCGCAAGCCACCCGCCAGTGGAAAGACCCACCATGACGGCGCGCTCGGTCCGAGTCGCGTCCATGACAGCCAGCGCATCCTGGACATACTCGGTGTCCGCATACGCCTGCGAGGTCAGCGGACGATCGGACCTGCCGTTTCCCCGTGGATCGAAAGTGACGACGCGGTAGTGGCGCGCGAAATAGGGAACCTGCGCCTTCCAGATGCGAGAGTGGCAGATCGCCCAAGCGGGCAGGAAGAGCACGGTCGGCGTCCCGTTCCCATAGATCTCGTAGAACGTGCGAACGCCGCCGCGCTCGACGTATCCTTCCTGGTCAGGGTACCGGGCCCGCATCAGCGCTCCCCGGCGTTGCGTCCACAGGCAGCTGGCCCACGCCACTTGACCGGGTGCCTGACGAGCTGCCCGACAATAATGCCGCGATCTGCGCCGCGGTGCGTCTCGCGCCGTCGCGCGGAACCTCACGATAGGTCACCGGCGCCCCGACGAGTTGCTGTAGAGTCTCCGCCACGCGGCGGGGGGTCAAATCCCCATACTCCAGCCGGGTGAGGGCCCCATAATGACGCAGCCGGCATGAGACGTGGTGCTGCTGTTCCCAGTGCTTGCGAAGAGGAACGTAGGCGAACGGGCGGCGCGTGGCTACCAGTTCCATCGTGGTGCTGAGGCCGCCTTGGACGATCGCGGCGTCTGCACACGCCAGGTGTTCGAAGAGGTTGTGCACGTAGGCGCGTTTTTCCAGGCCGGGTACATCGGCCACGTCCGCCGGCGCGAGGCGCGGACCGGTGACGACGACCATCCGGGCATTGGGCCTCGACTCCGTGAGCAGCGCAAAACCGTCCACCACGCGCTCCACTAAGTCGCGCCCAACGCCCGTCCC
This genomic window contains:
- a CDS encoding alpha/beta hydrolase; its protein translation is MRARYPDQEGYVERGGVRTFYEIYGNGTPTVLFLPAWAICHSRIWKAQVPYFARHYRVVTFDPRGNGRSDRPLTSQAYADTEYVQDALAVMDATRTERAVMVGLSTGGWLAALLAAHHPDRVLAAVMIGSRSPLGRPLPERAVYSFEDRLETEDGWAKHNRHYWRKDYRGFLEFFFSKVFSEPHSSKHIEDGVAWGLETTPEVLIATIEGRGVLTHLTEHPEEAVALYRSIRCSVLVIHGDQDKIVSYTHGVAIAEATGAPVVTVIGGGHHNFGRDPVKTNLVLRAFIDRVCVPQ
- a CDS encoding glycosyltransferase family 39 protein → MARRERGGGRSAPGEPGSLPRPNGPAPWEGRHLSPGLYRWGLVLAAALGAALRVADLGRPFNGFGATGWNEGHYALIALNFDRYGLWSQHDDLGADYTFSPGVPWLIWLAFRAFGPHEWAARLPGVLCGVAAIVLVAALVRRLLGSEQVALAAAGFVATAPGIVYYSQNTQLDTPSIACALAAAVSVLRHRDSGGGRELIAAGVWAALAVWFKFTAVLVYPALLAWWWALRPRRPLSAAFAAAACVALTVLPSAAWVLYGEWTGRTVGSFYHRPWTLRGVEQALIEIPLIVMSHLFVPIGALLLAGIPIAWRWRPRFRWLGIWCWPWVSLFLVFPYSSVVNRYYDLPATYLLVTLAALGLWAALAARRSADALGRAVLIGLGIVVALNAAYVLWDPTTDRLSRTMTAHPAPLDPAPFYSAKVVARLPRGHTVVDAPQTMFYAGGDPAWVILIGGDGDVRRAIDRETFDYILLNDYWHSQPPYYPVDDALRSRLARHRYVQIAPAAWAHTSAGQKGWIPPSRPYIDARKGFRVVWDPAGP
- a CDS encoding cation diffusion facilitator family transporter; protein product: MSAGLHAHGPHGRPAGAADPRQPFVAALLVTIGLMAVEAVGGWLTGSLALVADAGHLLVDVGTLGLGCAASWLAARPATPRMSYGYRRAEILAAATNGLALWAVAAAIIYEAVARFRTPHAVSAPGMLVVALLGLCGNLAASAVLAQGREENLNLRVAFAHVLADAAAAVGTIAASLVILTTGWTRADAVAGVAIAALIFAGSWPLLREAVQILMEGTPHRLSLFEVEEAMRGVPGVVNIHDLHIWSLTSGVEAVSGHVLIADGRESQRVLADLCRLLNTRYGLGHVTLQVEDEEFADSGHPNCTPRAGTTSG
- the tyrS gene encoding tyrosine--tRNA ligase: MSPLSPAAQLEQLRRGTVEIITEDALLQKLAQGRPLRIKLGLDPTAPDIHIGNAIVLQKLRQFQDLGHEAILVIGDFTGLIGDPSGKSETRPALTPAQIEDNARTYRDQYGLILDPARTRVVFNSHWLGAMKFYDVIKLASRTTVHRILERDDFAKRYAEHLPIHLHELLYPLCQAYDSVAIEADVELGGTDQKFNNLMGRELQRELGQEPQVVVLTPLLPGLDGVQKMSKSLGNAIGITDPPSEMYGKGMSLADALMIPYFEYCTLMPLPQVRELEGDLAAGRAHPRDVKARLAREITARYHGETAARAAAVEFERVFASHQLPEEIPDVDLPSDRLRGGAIRLVRLLVETGLADSNGEARRLISQGGVSLNGERINQDVDVAVRDGMLIRVGRRRFARVRLGE